One part of the Nitrospira sp. genome encodes these proteins:
- a CDS encoding outer membrane beta-barrel protein, with translation MRRIREWGMGMGALMLVMAFGVMPLRAQAAEWVHEGMADEDKMTVGFRVGPSFMTQSNALSTVGPALNFHGMYGINKWFRFGMMVEWENHGFNSPRSGSLNTITVLPVNLEYRPGHWGSLIPYFTTGIGVNINTKDVSDSFAWRFGAGLDYPMTNLFQGAPKGLMLNMETAWKRNSSSDGDGSTMGLIFGVRHTF, from the coding sequence ATGCGCAGGATTCGTGAGTGGGGCATGGGGATGGGGGCGCTGATGCTGGTTATGGCATTCGGTGTGATGCCCCTGCGCGCCCAGGCCGCAGAATGGGTGCATGAGGGCATGGCTGACGAAGACAAGATGACGGTGGGCTTCCGGGTAGGTCCGAGTTTCATGACGCAGAGCAACGCGTTGTCGACGGTCGGACCGGCGCTCAATTTCCACGGCATGTATGGCATCAACAAATGGTTCCGCTTCGGAATGATGGTGGAGTGGGAAAATCATGGGTTTAACTCGCCACGGAGCGGCTCTCTCAACACGATCACCGTGCTGCCGGTCAATTTGGAATATCGCCCCGGGCATTGGGGATCGTTGATCCCCTATTTCACCACCGGCATCGGGGTCAACATCAATACGAAGGACGTGTCGGATTCCTTTGCCTGGCGATTTGGCGCAGGTCTGGATTATCCGATGACGAACCTGTTTCAAGGCGCCCCCAAAGGCCTCATGTTGAATATGGAAACTGCCTGGAAGCGCAATTCGTCCTCGGACGGTGACGGCTCGACGATGGGCCTGATCTTCGGTGTGCGCCATACGTTTTAA